The proteins below come from a single Chelmon rostratus isolate fCheRos1 chromosome 10, fCheRos1.pri, whole genome shotgun sequence genomic window:
- the rpl32 gene encoding 60S ribosomal protein L32, producing MAALRPLTKPKIVKKRTKKFIRHQSDRYVKIAKNWRKPRGIDNRVRRRFKGQMLMPNIGYGSNKKTKYMLPSGFKKFLVHNVKELEVLMMSNKTHCAEIAHNVSSKNRKLIVERAAQLAIKITNPNARLRSEENE from the exons ATGGCAGCCCTCAGGCCCCTCACGAAACCCAAAATTGTGAAGAAGCGAACCAAGAAGTTCATTCGCCATCAATCTGACAGATATGTGAAGATTGCG AAAAACTGGCGTAAGCCCAGAGGTATTGATAACAGGGTCCGCAGGCGGTTCAAGGGGCAGATGCTGATGCCTAACATCGGTTATGGTAGTAACAAGAAGACCAAGTACATGCTGCCCTCTGGCTTCAAGAAATTCCTGGTCCACAATGTCAAGGAACTTGAGGTCCTGATGATGAGCAACAA gaCTCACTGTGCTGAGATCGCCCACAACGTGTCTTCCAAGAACAGGAAGCTGATCGTGGAGAGGGCAGCTCAGCTGGCCATCAAGATCACCAACCCCAACGCCAGGCTCAGGAGTGAGGAGAATGAATAA